A part of Vibrio sp. B1FLJ16 genomic DNA contains:
- the murQ gene encoding N-acetylmuramic acid 6-phosphate etherase, translating into MTNDALIAALSQLVSEGRNPETMDIDLLPSLDIVQRINQQDKLVPLAVEKVLPEIAQAVDKITAAFKTGGRLVYMGAGTSGRLGVLDASECPPTFGVSDKMVIGLIAGGPEAILKAKEGAEDSPLLGEQDLRGIDFNSNDVVVGIAASGRTPYVIGGLEYANEIGATTVALSCNPDSPIADIAEIAISPVVGPEALTGSTRLKSGTAQKLVLNMLTTASMIRIGKSYQNLMVDVKATNEKLVARAARIVMQATDCSKEQATQVLKQTGYEVKLAILMILTDLDIDTARQQLAHQDGFLRKAVENHQAE; encoded by the coding sequence ATGACAAACGACGCACTTATCGCCGCGTTATCACAACTGGTTTCCGAAGGGCGTAACCCAGAAACGATGGATATTGACCTGCTGCCTTCTCTCGATATTGTTCAGCGAATCAATCAGCAGGATAAACTCGTTCCTCTTGCCGTAGAAAAAGTACTGCCCGAAATCGCACAGGCTGTCGATAAAATCACAGCGGCATTTAAAACCGGTGGCAGACTGGTTTATATGGGCGCAGGGACCAGTGGCCGCTTAGGGGTTCTGGATGCATCAGAGTGTCCGCCGACATTTGGTGTTTCGGACAAGATGGTTATTGGCCTGATAGCCGGTGGACCGGAGGCGATTTTAAAGGCCAAAGAAGGCGCGGAAGATTCTCCTTTGCTAGGCGAACAAGATCTCAGGGGTATCGACTTCAACAGCAACGACGTAGTGGTCGGCATCGCAGCGAGCGGAAGAACACCCTATGTTATCGGCGGATTAGAATATGCCAACGAGATTGGCGCAACGACTGTCGCACTATCTTGTAATCCCGACTCTCCGATTGCCGATATCGCCGAGATTGCGATCAGCCCGGTTGTGGGGCCTGAAGCTCTGACTGGCTCAACCCGCCTGAAATCAGGTACCGCGCAAAAGCTGGTGCTGAACATGCTGACTACAGCAAGCATGATCCGCATCGGCAAGAGTTACCAAAATCTGATGGTGGACGTCAAAGCAACCAATGAAAAGCTGGTCGCACGCGCAGCCCGTATCGTGATGCAGGCGACTGATTGCAGCAAAGAGCAGGCAACTCAAGTGCTAAAACAAACCGGTTATGAGGTGAAACTGGCGATCTTAATGATCCTGACCGATCTTGATATCGATACCGCACGCCAGCAGCTGGCCCATCAGGACGGGTTCCTGCGTAAAGCAGTAGAAAACCATCAGGCTGAATAA
- a CDS encoding anhydro-N-acetylmuramic acid kinase — MNFNELYIGVMSGTSMDGVDTALVEIEDNRVRLIAHDDYPIPAELKQTLLSVCTGQSTNLKALGELDHQLGHLFADAIMQLLDKSGYSAEQIRAIGNHGQTVFHQPTGEYPFTIQLGDANIIAVKTGIDTVADFRRKDMALGGQGAPLVPAFHKHIFAMQDSATLVLNIGGIANVSVLHPQHPVSGYDTGPGNMLMDAWCDKHTGQGFDKDAEFALQGTVNQALLEQLMQEPYLTLSAPKSTGRELFNIDWLQSHLANHQLSSEDVQRTLCEYSALTIANEVEKFTYGASPQLLVCGGGARNPLLMQRLTYLLPDWHVTTTNEKGVDGDYMEAMAFAWLAQRHIHGLPSNLPEVTGASRLASLGVLYSNN; from the coding sequence GTGAATTTTAACGAACTTTATATTGGCGTGATGTCTGGGACCAGCATGGACGGTGTTGATACTGCGCTGGTTGAAATTGAAGATAACCGTGTCCGCCTAATCGCCCATGACGACTATCCGATTCCCGCCGAGTTAAAGCAGACCTTATTGTCTGTTTGCACCGGTCAATCCACCAACTTAAAAGCTCTCGGCGAACTCGATCATCAACTTGGTCACCTGTTTGCGGACGCAATTATGCAACTGCTAGACAAATCAGGCTATTCAGCGGAACAGATCCGCGCAATAGGTAACCATGGCCAAACCGTATTCCACCAGCCAACCGGCGAGTACCCTTTCACGATTCAATTAGGTGATGCCAATATCATTGCAGTGAAAACGGGTATAGATACCGTGGCCGATTTTCGTCGAAAAGACATGGCGCTTGGAGGACAAGGCGCACCTCTGGTTCCCGCTTTTCACAAACATATCTTCGCGATGCAAGACTCTGCAACCTTGGTATTAAACATTGGCGGTATTGCCAATGTTTCAGTTCTGCATCCGCAGCATCCGGTAAGTGGTTACGACACGGGACCTGGCAATATGCTGATGGACGCCTGGTGTGATAAACACACCGGGCAAGGATTCGATAAAGATGCCGAGTTCGCCTTGCAAGGCACCGTAAATCAGGCACTGCTAGAACAATTGATGCAGGAACCTTATCTCACTCTCTCAGCACCTAAAAGCACCGGACGAGAGCTGTTCAATATCGACTGGTTGCAATCCCACCTGGCTAACCACCAGCTAAGCTCTGAAGATGTACAGCGTACATTGTGTGAGTACTCAGCACTGACCATTGCAAATGAAGTGGAGAAATTTACCTACGGGGCATCACCGCAGCTTCTGGTTTGTGGAGGCGGAGCGCGAAACCCACTCTTGATGCAGCGCCTGACGTATTTACTGCCGGACTGGCACGTGACCACCACAAATGAAAAAGGTGTGGATGGTGACTACATGGAAGCGATGGCGTTTGCCTGGTTAGCTCAGCGTCATATTCATGGATTGCCGAGTAACTTACCGGAAGTCACCGGAGCAAGCCGGCTTGCTTCACTTGGTGTGCTCTACTCAAACAATTAA
- the nagZ gene encoding beta-N-acetylhexosaminidase, whose translation MGPLWVDVAGYELTAEDKEILEHPTVGGLILFTRNYHDSEQLQALTQSIRKAAKRPFLIGVDQEGGRVQRFREGFSLIPAADEYAKHQNSEELARMGGWLMAAELIAHDIDLSFAPVLDKGHQCKAIGNRAFGEDADTILRHSTAYMQGMKSIGMAATGKHFPGHGGVIADSHLETPYDERSDIFEQEMAIFKAQIDAGILDAMMPAHVIFPNYDSQPASGSEYWLKTVLRQQLGFKGLIFSDDLTMEGAVIMGGPAERSIQALNAGCDMLLMCNKRDAQVETLDRLPVSSVPQASALLKKQGFSLSELRSSQEWKQASEAMKPLVQ comes from the coding sequence ATGGGACCGTTATGGGTTGACGTTGCAGGCTATGAACTGACTGCTGAAGACAAAGAAATTTTAGAGCATCCAACCGTTGGGGGCTTGATTCTTTTCACGCGTAATTATCACGATAGCGAGCAACTTCAGGCGCTTACCCAATCTATCCGTAAAGCGGCGAAACGCCCGTTTCTTATTGGTGTTGATCAGGAAGGCGGGCGGGTCCAGCGTTTTCGTGAGGGATTCTCCCTGATCCCTGCCGCTGATGAATACGCTAAACATCAGAACAGTGAAGAACTTGCTCGGATGGGAGGCTGGTTAATGGCGGCTGAGCTGATAGCTCACGATATTGATTTGAGTTTTGCGCCAGTGCTGGACAAAGGTCATCAGTGTAAAGCGATAGGTAACCGGGCCTTTGGAGAAGATGCCGATACCATCCTGCGCCACAGCACCGCGTACATGCAAGGCATGAAAAGTATCGGCATGGCGGCAACGGGTAAGCACTTTCCGGGTCATGGTGGTGTGATTGCGGACTCTCATCTGGAAACACCCTACGATGAGCGAAGTGATATCTTCGAGCAAGAGATGGCGATATTTAAAGCTCAGATTGATGCAGGCATATTGGATGCCATGATGCCGGCTCACGTTATTTTCCCTAATTACGACTCGCAACCGGCCAGTGGTTCTGAATACTGGCTAAAGACGGTTTTGCGTCAGCAGCTCGGTTTTAAAGGTTTGATCTTCTCCGATGATTTGACGATGGAAGGCGCCGTTATTATGGGAGGGCCTGCAGAGCGTTCCATTCAGGCATTAAATGCCGGCTGCGATATGTTGTTGATGTGTAATAAGCGAGATGCCCAAGTCGAAACGCTGGATAGACTGCCAGTCTCGAGTGTGCCTCAAGCGAGTGCTTTACTGAAAAAACAGGGCTTTTCATTGTCTGAGCTGAGGTCATCTCAGGAGTGGAAGCAAGCCAGTGAGGCGATGAAGCCTTTAGTGCAGTAA
- a CDS encoding 3-deoxy-7-phosphoheptulonate synthase, which produces MHKSDLSDINISEEQVLITPDELKAKLPLSDKARRFIRESRQTIADIIHKKDHRLLVVCGPCSIHDVEAAKDYAKRLKALSEQLSDQLYIVMRVYFEKPRTTVGWKGLVNDPHLDGSFDIEHGLHVGRELLVDLAEMEIPLATEALDPISPQYIADTFSWAAIGARTTESQTHREMASGLSTPIGFKNGTDGSLATAINAMQAASSSHRFMGINREGQVALLTTKGNPNGHVILRGGKQTNYDSVSVTECEQEMAKFGLEASLMVDCSHANSRKDYRRQPLVAEDVIHQIREGNKSIIGLMIESHINEGNQSSDLKLDEMQYGVSITDACINWESTEALLRHAHEELVPFLENRLKG; this is translated from the coding sequence ATGCATAAAAGTGATTTGAGTGACATTAACATCAGCGAAGAACAGGTTCTTATCACTCCTGATGAGTTAAAGGCGAAACTTCCACTGAGTGATAAAGCACGTCGTTTTATCCGTGAGTCTCGTCAGACTATTGCGGACATTATTCACAAGAAAGATCACCGTTTACTTGTCGTGTGCGGGCCTTGCTCTATCCACGACGTTGAGGCAGCAAAGGACTACGCCAAACGCCTTAAAGCGCTTTCTGAACAACTAAGCGATCAACTGTATATTGTAATGCGTGTTTACTTTGAAAAACCTCGTACCACGGTTGGCTGGAAAGGTCTGGTTAATGACCCGCATCTGGATGGCAGTTTCGATATCGAGCATGGTCTGCATGTCGGACGCGAACTGCTGGTTGATTTGGCAGAGATGGAAATTCCACTTGCTACTGAAGCTCTTGATCCGATTAGTCCCCAGTACATCGCCGATACCTTCAGCTGGGCAGCGATTGGTGCACGCACAACGGAATCGCAAACTCACCGTGAAATGGCAAGTGGCCTGTCGACGCCAATTGGTTTTAAAAATGGTACCGATGGCAGCTTAGCGACTGCAATTAACGCGATGCAGGCAGCTTCTTCCAGTCACCGCTTTATGGGGATTAACCGTGAAGGACAAGTAGCACTGCTGACGACCAAGGGAAATCCTAATGGCCACGTGATCCTGCGCGGCGGTAAGCAAACGAACTACGATTCAGTATCCGTGACAGAGTGTGAGCAGGAGATGGCGAAGTTTGGTCTTGAAGCCTCATTGATGGTGGATTGTAGCCATGCGAACTCACGTAAAGACTACCGTCGTCAACCGCTGGTTGCGGAAGACGTTATTCACCAAATCCGTGAAGGTAACAAGTCTATTATTGGTCTGATGATCGAAAGTCATATCAACGAAGGTAACCAGTCTTCTGACCTTAAACTGGATGAGATGCAATACGGTGTCTCTATCACCGATGCGTGTATCAATTGGGAATCAACTGAGGCACTATTACGTCATGCACACGAAGAGCTGGTGCCTTTCTTAGAGAATCGTCTAAAAGGCTAA
- the tyrA gene encoding bifunctional chorismate mutase/prephenate dehydrogenase, with product MAVELNALRDQIDAVDKQMLELLAQRLALVEKVGEVKSEHGLPIYAPDREAAMLASRREEAERMGVPPQLIEDILRRTMRESYASEKDSGFKCLNPELRSVVIIGGNGQLGGLFGRMFKLSGYEVKVLGSKDWDLADEILDNAGLVVVTVPIHLTEGVIEKLGNLPEDCILCDLTSIKSKPLQAMLNVHCGPVVGLHPMFGPDVPSLAKQVIVYCDGRGSEHYQWLLQQFGIWGASLCQIEAEEHDHGMTLIQALRHFTSFAYGMHLSKENPNIEQLLKLSSPIYRLELAMVGRLFGQDPNLYGDIIFSSQENIDMIKRFHQRLGEAVSLLDSTDKAQFVASFEQVSDWFGNYSQQFMNESQNLLKQANDNIHRG from the coding sequence ATGGCAGTTGAACTTAACGCATTGCGCGATCAGATTGATGCAGTCGACAAGCAGATGCTGGAGCTGTTAGCTCAGCGCTTAGCGCTGGTAGAAAAAGTGGGCGAGGTTAAAAGCGAACACGGTTTGCCAATTTATGCGCCTGACAGAGAGGCAGCAATGCTAGCCTCCCGTCGAGAAGAAGCTGAAAGAATGGGGGTTCCTCCCCAGTTGATTGAAGATATTCTTCGTCGCACTATGCGTGAATCCTATGCCAGTGAGAAAGATTCCGGTTTTAAGTGTCTTAATCCGGAATTGCGTTCAGTCGTGATTATCGGCGGTAACGGCCAGCTCGGCGGCCTGTTTGGCCGCATGTTCAAATTGTCGGGTTACGAAGTTAAAGTGCTGGGCAGCAAAGACTGGGATCTCGCGGATGAAATCCTGGACAATGCTGGCTTAGTGGTTGTTACCGTACCAATTCATCTGACGGAAGGGGTTATCGAGAAACTCGGTAACCTGCCTGAAGATTGCATTTTGTGTGATTTAACATCCATAAAATCCAAGCCACTGCAAGCAATGCTCAACGTACACTGCGGCCCTGTGGTCGGTCTGCACCCGATGTTTGGTCCGGATGTTCCAAGTCTTGCTAAGCAGGTTATTGTTTACTGTGACGGTCGCGGTAGCGAGCATTACCAATGGCTGCTGCAACAGTTTGGTATATGGGGAGCGAGTTTGTGCCAGATAGAGGCCGAAGAACACGACCACGGTATGACACTGATCCAGGCACTGCGTCACTTTACGTCATTTGCTTACGGTATGCATTTAAGCAAAGAAAACCCGAACATTGAACAACTACTGAAGCTGAGCTCACCAATTTACCGCCTTGAGTTAGCGATGGTAGGACGATTGTTTGGTCAGGATCCTAACCTGTACGGTGATATTATTTTTTCCTCTCAGGAGAATATCGATATGATCAAGCGATTCCATCAGCGTTTGGGTGAAGCTGTTTCGCTTCTTGATAGTACAGATAAAGCCCAGTTTGTTGCGAGCTTCGAACAGGTGAGTGACTGGTTCGGGAATTACTCTCAGCAGTTTATGAATGAAAGCCAGAACTTACTTAAGCAGGCGAATGACAATATTCATCGCGGGTAA
- a CDS encoding M23 family metallopeptidase, with translation MSKKITIQIPTNDGDQVFHFGRTAVIALLVSVIAMPAVIAGAWYMNQQQRYAQDVLVQAVVKLEGAKSEITSLYREQLDINHSLSQSLNDKNNQIQLLGKRVFDVESVLGLADEELMLDEHHLALEERIDAAAIDSAVRATMFRLIPNDSPITYQRISSSFGRRINPVTGKKHVHTGIDLTCKRGEEVLAPADGVVETVRPSNDGYGNYLTLRHSFGFMSSYAHLQRFKVKSGQFVTKGDVIAQCGNSGRSTGPHLHYEVRFLGRALNPQYLMDWTPENFNYVFEKENKVKWGPLVQLIDNVVRLQINLTRSPYRDDSLKTVSSEDDIETPVN, from the coding sequence ATGTCTAAAAAAATCACTATTCAGATCCCAACGAACGACGGCGATCAGGTGTTTCACTTTGGCCGGACAGCCGTCATAGCACTATTGGTTTCTGTCATAGCCATGCCTGCTGTTATTGCCGGTGCATGGTACATGAATCAGCAGCAGCGTTACGCACAGGATGTACTCGTTCAGGCCGTTGTGAAATTAGAAGGCGCGAAAAGTGAAATAACATCTCTTTACCGGGAACAACTTGATATCAACCATTCACTGTCTCAATCTCTGAACGACAAAAACAACCAAATACAACTGCTGGGTAAGCGAGTTTTCGATGTCGAGTCCGTTCTTGGTTTAGCAGATGAAGAACTTATGCTGGATGAACACCATCTGGCGCTAGAAGAAAGAATCGATGCTGCGGCCATAGATTCAGCGGTTCGCGCGACGATGTTCCGTCTGATCCCTAATGACAGCCCGATTACCTATCAGCGTATTTCGTCATCGTTCGGGCGCCGTATCAACCCAGTGACTGGCAAAAAGCATGTTCATACGGGAATTGACTTAACCTGCAAACGTGGTGAAGAGGTGCTGGCACCTGCGGATGGTGTGGTCGAAACGGTTCGTCCGAGTAACGATGGCTATGGCAACTACCTCACCTTACGTCACTCGTTTGGTTTTATGAGTTCTTATGCTCACCTGCAGCGCTTTAAAGTAAAAAGCGGTCAGTTCGTCACGAAAGGCGATGTTATCGCTCAATGCGGTAACTCCGGGCGTTCAACCGGTCCACACCTGCACTACGAAGTACGCTTTCTCGGCAGGGCATTGAATCCTCAATACTTAATGGACTGGACACCGGAAAACTTTAACTACGTTTTTGAGAAAGAGAACAAAGTAAAATGGGGACCACTAGTTCAGTTAATTGACAATGTTGTCCGCTTACAGATTAATTTAACCCGCTCACCTTATCGCGATGACAGTTTGAAAACCGTATCCAGTGAAGATGACATCGAAACTCCGGTGAACTAA
- the ettA gene encoding energy-dependent translational throttle protein EttA, translated as MAEYVYTMSRVSKIVPPKRQILKDISLSFFPGAKIGVLGLNGAGKSTLLRIMAGIDTDIDGEARPQPGLNVGYLPQEPVLDESKTVREIVEEAVSDVAGALQRLDAVYAAYAEPDADFDALAKEQGELEALIQAKDGHNLDNALERAADALRLPEWDQKIAHLSGGERRRVAICRLLLEKPDMLLLDEPTNHLDAESVAWLERFLVDYTGTVVAITHDRYFLDNAAGWILELDRGEGIPWEGNYTSWLEQKDARLQQEASQESARQKTIEKELEWVRKNPKGRQAKSKARMARFEELQNTDHQKRNETNELFIPPGERLGDKVIEVNNLTKSFDGRVLIDDLSFSIPKGAIVGIIGANGAGKSTLFKMLSGTEQPDSGTIELGDTVKLASVEQFRDSMNDKNTVFQEISEGADIIKINNFEIPARAYCSRFNFKGSDQQKVIGELSGGERNRVHLAKLLKAGGNVLLLDEPTNDLDVETLRALEEALLEFPGCAMVISHDRWFLDRIATHIIDYRDEGQVNFYEGNYTEYMDWLKKTLGPEAAEPHRIKYKRIAK; from the coding sequence ATGGCTGAATACGTATATACCATGTCTCGGGTGAGCAAAATTGTGCCACCTAAGCGTCAAATTCTTAAAGACATCTCCCTGAGCTTCTTCCCTGGTGCGAAAATCGGTGTTCTGGGTCTGAACGGTGCAGGTAAATCTACCCTGCTACGTATCATGGCCGGTATCGATACCGACATCGACGGTGAAGCACGTCCGCAACCTGGACTCAATGTTGGTTACCTACCTCAGGAGCCGGTACTTGATGAATCCAAAACCGTTCGTGAGATCGTAGAAGAAGCGGTATCAGACGTTGCAGGCGCGCTTCAACGCTTGGACGCGGTATATGCTGCATACGCAGAACCAGATGCAGATTTTGATGCGCTGGCAAAAGAACAAGGCGAACTTGAAGCTCTGATTCAGGCGAAAGACGGCCATAACCTTGATAATGCATTAGAGCGCGCTGCAGATGCGCTTCGTCTTCCTGAGTGGGATCAGAAGATTGCACACTTATCGGGTGGTGAGCGTCGTCGTGTCGCTATTTGTCGTCTTCTACTAGAAAAGCCAGACATGCTTCTTCTAGACGAACCAACCAACCACTTGGATGCTGAGTCTGTTGCCTGGCTAGAACGATTCCTGGTTGATTACACTGGTACCGTTGTAGCGATTACCCACGACCGTTACTTCCTGGATAACGCTGCAGGTTGGATTCTTGAGCTTGACCGTGGTGAAGGTATTCCATGGGAAGGTAACTACACCTCTTGGCTAGAGCAGAAAGATGCACGTCTACAACAAGAAGCATCACAAGAAAGCGCTCGTCAAAAAACCATCGAGAAAGAACTTGAGTGGGTACGTAAGAACCCTAAAGGTCGTCAGGCGAAATCGAAAGCGCGTATGGCTCGCTTTGAAGAACTGCAAAACACTGACCATCAGAAACGTAACGAAACCAACGAACTATTTATCCCGCCAGGTGAGCGCCTAGGTGATAAGGTTATCGAAGTAAATAACCTGACGAAATCGTTCGACGGCCGTGTACTGATTGATGACTTGTCATTCAGCATTCCTAAAGGTGCAATCGTCGGTATTATCGGTGCCAACGGTGCAGGTAAATCAACGCTATTTAAGATGCTAAGTGGTACAGAACAACCGGATTCGGGCACTATCGAACTGGGTGATACAGTGAAACTGGCATCGGTTGAGCAGTTCCGTGACTCAATGAACGACAAGAACACTGTGTTCCAAGAGATTTCTGAAGGTGCTGATATCATTAAGATCAACAACTTCGAAATCCCGGCTCGTGCATACTGTTCACGTTTCAACTTCAAAGGCTCTGACCAACAGAAAGTAATCGGTGAGCTATCTGGTGGTGAGCGTAACCGTGTGCACCTTGCGAAACTGCTTAAAGCCGGCGGCAACGTACTGCTACTCGATGAGCCAACCAACGACCTTGACGTTGAAACGCTGCGAGCTCTGGAAGAAGCACTGCTGGAGTTTCCGGGTTGTGCAATGGTTATCTCGCACGACCGTTGGTTCCTGGACCGTATCGCGACGCACATCATCGACTACCGTGACGAAGGTCAGGTGAACTTCTATGAAGGTAACTACACCGAGTACATGGACTGGCTGAAGAAGACTCTGGGGCCGGAAGCTGCAGAACCTCATCGCATCAAATACAAACGTATTGCGAAGTAA
- the sltY gene encoding murein transglycosylase, producing MRFNVTRLAKSACCATALIAVSVTANAALSLEKQREIYEQAQSLLDNNDIDGYLAIRPQIADYPLTPYVDYRTFIRQLPDKSPKQVSAFIAEYDAFPFSRRVRAPYLDSLYKQQNWKTITEFQTVIPSGERYQCIYYNAQLKQDKQAAAFKGAQDMWLNGTSVANECDPVFDAWDKAGKRTDDLILQRMLLAFDARNSSLIRYLVKLPKSEKARRQANEMKALFDKPATVAEFAKKKPANDFYRAQSEYALEKLARMDAEQAQQAYDQVIKGQKFSADKARSLADYIAFRLTRTESSSMAKWRDDKTKISQNIPLIETRIRLAIQNGDWKGVQQWIAVLDKKQQETLRWQYWLGRSEIALGDEVAGKKRLAALVGQRDFYSVAAANEIGQSIKYPTSKITLDKKVVQPYHETLARIEELIETDKIAAAKSEWAYLLSRVDQNEKSMLAAYASSKHWHHLTVTASIQAKMWGNIELRFPIAHRWWFDFYAQKHDINPVTMMSLARQESALDTEARSPVGARGIMQIMPATAKYTVRKYKLSYEGSQDLYNVGKNIEIGSHYLQGLMQDYDNNRIFALAAYNAGPNRVKTWRERTQGKVDAYAFIEAIPFRETRGYVQNILMFETYYRDLLGIDGAFLNQHEINTKY from the coding sequence ATGAGATTCAACGTTACAAGATTGGCTAAAAGTGCCTGTTGCGCTACCGCACTGATTGCTGTGAGCGTGACAGCAAATGCTGCGCTGAGCTTAGAAAAGCAGCGTGAGATTTATGAACAGGCGCAAAGTCTGTTAGATAACAATGATATTGACGGATACCTGGCCATTCGTCCCCAAATAGCGGATTACCCGCTCACACCCTATGTGGATTATCGCACTTTTATCAGACAGCTACCCGACAAGTCACCAAAGCAAGTTAGTGCTTTCATCGCTGAATATGATGCGTTTCCTTTTTCACGTCGCGTGAGAGCGCCTTATCTTGACAGTCTCTACAAACAACAAAACTGGAAGACGATCACCGAATTTCAAACCGTTATCCCAAGTGGTGAACGCTATCAGTGCATTTATTACAACGCTCAGCTGAAACAAGACAAGCAGGCTGCTGCCTTTAAAGGAGCACAAGACATGTGGTTGAACGGTACCAGTGTTGCGAATGAGTGCGATCCGGTATTTGATGCATGGGACAAAGCAGGCAAAAGAACCGATGATTTGATATTGCAGCGCATGTTATTAGCATTCGATGCGCGTAACAGTAGCCTGATACGCTACTTGGTCAAGCTGCCTAAATCAGAAAAGGCTCGACGACAAGCTAATGAGATGAAGGCGTTGTTTGATAAGCCAGCGACAGTTGCGGAGTTTGCGAAGAAAAAGCCAGCTAATGATTTCTATCGTGCTCAAAGCGAATATGCCCTAGAGAAGCTGGCTCGTATGGATGCCGAACAAGCACAACAGGCATACGATCAGGTGATTAAGGGCCAGAAGTTTTCCGCGGATAAAGCGCGCTCATTGGCTGATTATATTGCATTTCGCTTAACTCGCACTGAGTCATCAAGTATGGCTAAGTGGCGTGATGACAAGACCAAAATCAGCCAAAATATACCGTTGATTGAAACCCGTATTCGCCTTGCTATTCAGAATGGGGACTGGAAAGGCGTTCAGCAGTGGATTGCGGTACTCGATAAAAAACAACAAGAGACACTGCGTTGGCAATATTGGCTTGGCCGTAGTGAAATAGCTTTAGGTGATGAAGTCGCAGGTAAAAAACGTCTAGCAGCTTTGGTTGGTCAGCGTGATTTTTACAGTGTCGCGGCAGCGAATGAGATAGGACAATCGATAAAGTACCCGACAAGCAAAATAACCCTAGATAAAAAAGTGGTTCAGCCGTATCACGAAACTTTAGCTCGTATTGAAGAGCTTATTGAGACCGATAAGATTGCAGCGGCGAAAAGTGAGTGGGCCTATTTACTTAGCCGAGTTGATCAAAATGAGAAGTCGATGCTGGCCGCTTATGCATCTTCAAAACACTGGCACCACCTGACGGTGACGGCAAGTATTCAAGCTAAAATGTGGGGCAATATTGAGTTGAGATTCCCGATTGCTCATCGCTGGTGGTTCGACTTTTATGCCCAAAAGCATGATATTAATCCTGTGACCATGATGTCATTAGCCAGACAGGAAAGTGCGCTGGATACAGAAGCTCGATCGCCGGTAGGCGCGCGCGGTATCATGCAGATCATGCCTGCGACGGCTAAATACACCGTACGCAAATACAAGTTAAGTTACGAAGGTAGCCAGGATCTGTATAACGTGGGTAAAAACATCGAAATTGGCAGTCATTATCTGCAAGGTTTGATGCAGGATTACGATAATAATCGTATTTTTGCCCTGGCGGCTTATAATGCAGGCCCTAATAGAGTAAAAACGTGGCGAGAGAGAACCCAGGGAAAAGTGGATGCCTATGCCTTTATTGAGGCCATTCCATTTAGAGAGACTCGTGGTTATGTGCAGAACATTTTAATGTTTGAAACCTATTACCGTGATCTTTTGGGTATCGATGGCGCGTTCCTGAATCAACATGAGATCAATACCAAGTATTGA
- the trpR gene encoding trp operon repressor, whose amino-acid sequence MSHEPEYKDWQQIVELIRSSVDSQQHEMLLTMLMTPDERDSLIARVNILNELLKGELSQRQISQMLGVGIATITRGSNELKSKTDEDKDQLKKLLESSSQ is encoded by the coding sequence ATGTCACACGAACCAGAGTACAAAGACTGGCAACAGATTGTCGAGCTAATCCGATCAAGCGTCGATAGCCAACAGCACGAGATGCTGTTGACGATGTTGATGACGCCTGATGAGAGAGATTCATTAATTGCAAGAGTGAATATTCTTAATGAACTTCTTAAAGGTGAATTATCTCAACGTCAGATCAGCCAGATGCTGGGAGTGGGCATTGCAACCATCACGCGTGGCTCAAATGAGTTGAAATCCAAAACGGATGAAGACAAAGATCAGCTCAAAAAATTATTAGAGTCGAGCTCTCAATAA
- the yjjX gene encoding inosine/xanthosine triphosphatase: MGTQKVIIASLNPAKINAVQSAFQSAFPNQFFEFEGVSVPSGVADQPMSNEETRAGALNRVTNAKLEIHDGDFYVGLEAGIEGSVTFAWMVIESDTHRGESRSASLMLPPQVLAQLEHANELGDVMDNVFGTENIKQKGGAISLLTQNQLTRSSVYHQALILALIPFTNAEHFPANL; encoded by the coding sequence ATGGGAACCCAAAAAGTCATTATTGCCTCTTTAAACCCGGCAAAGATTAATGCTGTTCAGAGTGCATTTCAAAGCGCCTTCCCTAATCAGTTTTTTGAGTTTGAGGGGGTGAGTGTTCCAAGCGGCGTCGCCGATCAACCGATGAGCAACGAAGAAACTCGTGCAGGTGCGTTGAATAGGGTGACAAACGCCAAATTAGAGATCCATGATGGTGATTTCTACGTTGGTCTGGAAGCAGGAATCGAAGGCAGCGTCACTTTTGCATGGATGGTCATTGAATCCGATACCCATCGTGGAGAGTCTCGTTCCGCGAGTTTAATGTTACCTCCACAAGTGTTGGCTCAACTAGAGCATGCTAATGAGCTTGGGGACGTTATGGACAATGTATTCGGTACCGAGAACATCAAACAAAAAGGTGGGGCAATCAGTTTGTTAACCCAAAACCAACTGACACGCAGCTCGGTTTATCATCAGGCTCTGATTCTGGCTTTGATACCATTTACTAACGCTGAACATTTTCCGGCGAATTTATAG